A window of Thunnus thynnus chromosome 17, fThuThy2.1, whole genome shotgun sequence contains these coding sequences:
- the unm_sa1261 gene encoding serine/threonine-protein kinase SBK1 isoform X1, with the protein MEDTADECCLASLGSRRRKEHLSPDLPSAPARPSTRMNSSPHSSRASIDILEELQLIAAQNLEKLDINKYYEVVRELGKGTYGKVDLVIHKIRGTKMALKFLRKKTTKLKSFLREYSISLYLSPCPFIINMYGIAFETDEYYIFAQEYALAGDLFDIIPPQVGLPESVAKRCVHQVAIALDYLHCKKLVHRDIKPENILIFDKECRKVKLSDFGMTRRAGSPVKRVSGTIPYTAPELCDTSRHEGFCVDYSTDVWAFGVLLFCMLTGNFPWEKAMPNDAFYEEFVRWQRRRTGTVPSQWRRFTDEALRMFRRLLSIEQGRRCSVKEVFSYFNQCWMLDTENGNSSRSSGGLASSAPPLEISSSSSEEDVLVDRLKQQTLSPACVVAKGSIMMDTHYSSMSANSSPSSTGSYDRVNRENNERGRILVATPIEICV; encoded by the exons ATGGAGGATACAGCAGACGAGTGTTGCTTGGCTTCTCTCGGTAGCAGAAGGAGGAAG GAACATTTGTCTCCAGACCTGCCCTCGGCCCCGGCCCGCCCCTCCACCAGAATGAACTCCTCACCCCATAGCTCCCGCGCCTCCATCGACATCCTGGAGGAACTCCAGCTGATTGCTGCACAGAACCTGGAGAAACTGGACATCAACAAATACTATGAGGTCGTCCGTGAACTGGGGAAAGGCACCTACGGGAAAGTGGACCTGGTCATCCACAAAATCAGAG GCACAAAAATGGCCTTAAAGTTTCTGAGGAAGAAGACCACCAAGCTGAAGAGTTTCCTGAGAGAGTACAGCATCTCCCTCTACCTGTCGCCCTGCCCGTTCATCATCAACATGTACGGCATCGCCTTCGAAACGGACGAGTACTACATCTTCGCTCAGGAGTACGCGCTGGCAGGAGACCTGTTTGACATCATCCCTCCACAG GTGGGACTCCCTGAGTCGGTGGCTAAGCGTTGTGTCCACCAGGTGGCCATTGCTCTGGACTACCTGCACTGCAAAAAACTGGTCCACAGGGACATCAAGCCTGAGAACATCCTCATCTTTGACAAAGAGTGCCGTAAGGTCAAACTGTCAGACTTTGGCATGACGCGGCGTGCCGGCTCCCCGGTGAAACGCGTGAGTGGCACCATCCCGTACACGGCGCCAGAGCTGTGCGACACCTCGCGGCACGAAGGCTTCTGCGTGGACTACAGCACGGACGTGTGGGCGTTCGGCGTGCTGCTCTTCTGCATGCTGACAGGCAACTTCCCCTGGGAGAAGGCCATGCCTAACGATGCGTTCTATGAGGAGTTTGTCCGCTGGCAGCGTCGCCGGACGGGCACGGTGCCATCACAGTGGCGCCGCTTTACAGATGAAGCTCTACGAATGTTTCGTAGGCTTCTCTCCATAGAGCAGGGGCGCCGCTGCTCCGTCAAAGAGGTCTTCAGCTACTTCAACCAGTGCTGGATGCTAGACACGGAGAACGGGAACAGTAGCAGAAGCAGCGGGGGCTTGGCGAGCAGCGCGCCTCCTCTGGAAATCAGCTCGTCTTCGTCTGAAGAGGACGTGCTAGTGGACAGACTGAAGCAGCAGACCCTGTCGCCTGCTTGTGTGGTGGCAAAGGGCAGCATCATGATGGACACTCACTACTCCTCCATGTCCGCCAACAGCTCGCCGTCCTCCACCGGCAGCTACGATCGGGTCAACAGAGAAAACAACGAGAGAGGACGCATCCTTGTGGCCACACCCATCGAGATCTGCGTGTAG
- the unm_sa1261 gene encoding serine/threonine-protein kinase SBK1 isoform X2 has protein sequence MNSSPHSSRASIDILEELQLIAAQNLEKLDINKYYEVVRELGKGTYGKVDLVIHKIRGTKMALKFLRKKTTKLKSFLREYSISLYLSPCPFIINMYGIAFETDEYYIFAQEYALAGDLFDIIPPQVGLPESVAKRCVHQVAIALDYLHCKKLVHRDIKPENILIFDKECRKVKLSDFGMTRRAGSPVKRVSGTIPYTAPELCDTSRHEGFCVDYSTDVWAFGVLLFCMLTGNFPWEKAMPNDAFYEEFVRWQRRRTGTVPSQWRRFTDEALRMFRRLLSIEQGRRCSVKEVFSYFNQCWMLDTENGNSSRSSGGLASSAPPLEISSSSSEEDVLVDRLKQQTLSPACVVAKGSIMMDTHYSSMSANSSPSSTGSYDRVNRENNERGRILVATPIEICV, from the exons ATGAACTCCTCACCCCATAGCTCCCGCGCCTCCATCGACATCCTGGAGGAACTCCAGCTGATTGCTGCACAGAACCTGGAGAAACTGGACATCAACAAATACTATGAGGTCGTCCGTGAACTGGGGAAAGGCACCTACGGGAAAGTGGACCTGGTCATCCACAAAATCAGAG GCACAAAAATGGCCTTAAAGTTTCTGAGGAAGAAGACCACCAAGCTGAAGAGTTTCCTGAGAGAGTACAGCATCTCCCTCTACCTGTCGCCCTGCCCGTTCATCATCAACATGTACGGCATCGCCTTCGAAACGGACGAGTACTACATCTTCGCTCAGGAGTACGCGCTGGCAGGAGACCTGTTTGACATCATCCCTCCACAG GTGGGACTCCCTGAGTCGGTGGCTAAGCGTTGTGTCCACCAGGTGGCCATTGCTCTGGACTACCTGCACTGCAAAAAACTGGTCCACAGGGACATCAAGCCTGAGAACATCCTCATCTTTGACAAAGAGTGCCGTAAGGTCAAACTGTCAGACTTTGGCATGACGCGGCGTGCCGGCTCCCCGGTGAAACGCGTGAGTGGCACCATCCCGTACACGGCGCCAGAGCTGTGCGACACCTCGCGGCACGAAGGCTTCTGCGTGGACTACAGCACGGACGTGTGGGCGTTCGGCGTGCTGCTCTTCTGCATGCTGACAGGCAACTTCCCCTGGGAGAAGGCCATGCCTAACGATGCGTTCTATGAGGAGTTTGTCCGCTGGCAGCGTCGCCGGACGGGCACGGTGCCATCACAGTGGCGCCGCTTTACAGATGAAGCTCTACGAATGTTTCGTAGGCTTCTCTCCATAGAGCAGGGGCGCCGCTGCTCCGTCAAAGAGGTCTTCAGCTACTTCAACCAGTGCTGGATGCTAGACACGGAGAACGGGAACAGTAGCAGAAGCAGCGGGGGCTTGGCGAGCAGCGCGCCTCCTCTGGAAATCAGCTCGTCTTCGTCTGAAGAGGACGTGCTAGTGGACAGACTGAAGCAGCAGACCCTGTCGCCTGCTTGTGTGGTGGCAAAGGGCAGCATCATGATGGACACTCACTACTCCTCCATGTCCGCCAACAGCTCGCCGTCCTCCACCGGCAGCTACGATCGGGTCAACAGAGAAAACAACGAGAGAGGACGCATCCTTGTGGCCACACCCATCGAGATCTGCGTGTAG